Below is a window of Vanacampus margaritifer isolate UIUO_Vmar chromosome 11, RoL_Vmar_1.0, whole genome shotgun sequence DNA.
TCACAtgtcctggattggctggcaaccagtccagggtgtgcccagcctactgcctgaagccagctgggataggctccagcaaccccgtgacccttgtgaggaataagcgattaagaaaatggatggatggatggacatcacATGTGGAAAATACTCACTAGCATTTTACACTGTGTATTGTGGAACCTGGCACCACTTTGCGGATTTACCTATTCGCAGATATttttcccaatatttttttgcaaccctattttttttttttaggtttaaaaaacatatataatgtGCGTCAGTTATACACAGATTTGctattgactcattcactgccattgacggctatagacgtaaaaaaaatcatttaaactatttcttagtttcatatttttcccccacttttgttaacgagagtatgaaaacctagaaaaaaaaatattgtacgtttagaacagatataaaatttgtgtttaatcgtgagttaactagtgtagtcatgcgattaattacaattaaaaagttcaatcgcctgatgcccctaattaaaaaaagaaagaagaaaagattattaaaaattaggggcgtcagacgattatttttttttattgtaattcatcgcatgacttcactagttaactcacgattaatcgcaaattttatatctgttctaaatgtacaatcaaaaaaaattctaggttttcatactcttgttaacaaaattagaacaaaatgtgaaactaatagaaatagttttaatattgaatttttgacgtcaatggcagtgaatgagttaacaggcCGCCCGACCTCAGGACCACGCACTGTTTAGTCAATCAACTCATCTTTAGGTATTTACAGATTAGAAAATCTATGTTAGGGCTAATTGTATCAACAACACGAGCTATTAGAAGATGCATCGGAAATACGGGAAAGAAGCAGAAATGTACTTAGTTTCACTCTTTGATGGTGCACAAAGTGCATTCAATTTCCAACGAGGATGAAAACAAAATTCCACCAGTTAGCGCCAAAGTAAACAGCAAATAGCTGaaattttcagcaaataacTTGCTGTATAAAGTGGGTAGAGGGGCTTTTTTATTTCGCTATTCCTGATAGAGTTTGGTCCCTTTCACACACAATTAGCAAGGGATCGTATCTGTCTTGATGGCCATTCTAGTTAATGTTTTACAGAATTGTATACATCGGCAAAGTACAACAAATGAGATAAAGAAGGTGAGCCGGAATACACCTCACCTTCAAAGCTCTGTCCACGTGAAAGTGCAGTTTGCAAGTGCAGGTCAACGCCGCGTTGCTCGCATTCTCGCGCACGTCGTGACAAAGCGCGCAGTCTCCATTGTCTGTGTAGTCCACCTAAAATGACAGCAAAGATTTATGAATTGAAAACACACTTGTTCACAACATAAACTTTGacctcttccttccttccttgatGCTCAGCAGAGCATTTTTCTTACCGCCTTGCGCAGAAAAAAGCAGACTCACCCGGATTTCCTGTACGCTCTGTACGGTAAGCAGAAGCCAAATTCCCAGCAGCAAGCATATGACAGCCATGAAGTAGAAGAAAGGCAGGACGGTGTTAGCCGTCAACATGGGCGACCAGGCGGGCAGACGCTGCTGCTTGAAGGCCGAGTTGTCGGGCCTCCGGGCCAGGGGTCCGCTCTTGGCTTTGGCCATGGCGGCGACGGCGCGGGGGAACTCGGCTGGAGGTTTTTGTGAAAGGGTTCGCGTCCTGTTCCGATTCCTGTGGTAGCACTACACAAAAGACACACGCAGGCAAACGCGCGCAGACATCTGACGACAGGCCTCTCGCTGAGGGGAGAGACGGTTGACTTCTGTTATTGATTAACCACAATCAACCGCCTCTTCCTCTTTTCTGTTTctggtctttttgtttttgttttagacaACACATGCAGGacatttttaattactgtaatttCTGATGCAATTTTTGTGGGCCTGTTTATAAACTCCACAGAAAGTTGAAGATATTTTCTGTTGGGGTTATTGTATTTggaataggggtgtcaaaattagtgcattcattttgagttaatttgaagttcctttaacaccactattttttttaacgattaatgaccgccccttaattggaaagcctgtactgggggaattctagtCATAATGCAGCAGACACATACACggcaaaatttagcagtaataaatgtaatacaattaaatatatataatatttgtggagactggggtcaagatgtattttacaattttaaaaatgtgcagaatttcacaagtgacttcatgttaaagattatatagcttttaatatgaaaagaacaatgcactgagctgtcttacaaatgcaattatgccatctagtggcagaaaaatgatctcaacacaaatcaatatcttactcatttttttcccgtacagtacatctttattaaaatttgaactcaattttaggAATTATGACATTACTGTGTCAAAGACTATAAGCTGGAGccatatttcgattagtttaacattttatccccgcttttatgttaacaggagtataaaacttgggaaaaaatatttattgtacatttagaacagatataaaatttgcgattaatcatgagtgaactattgaagtcatgcaattaattacgatacatttttttttattgcctaaCACCTCTAATTTGGAACAAATGTATAGACATGGGGATCTCAGCAAAAATCGTGggaaacaatgtcatcagcacTTTCATTTAACGGTCAATTTATTGAAAACATCTCGCCAAGACAATGTGTTGAAAAAACAACGTCGCACATTTCTACACAATAGTAAAAAGCATAGCGTGGGCAAACAATCAGCAAGATGCAGCAGGACGAAGCTTTGATCTCGTAAGCTTGTTGTATAAATCACTAGCAGCGATTCAAGTGGACAATGTCGAGTTAAAATAGTCCAATTTTGACGTTAGCTGCTCGGCATCTGTCGAGGATGCAGCTCTCCAGCAGCTTAAAAAAATCCAGCTTGATCTGAAAGAAAAGCAGAAACGCTTGCAAATATATAATACACAACTATGGAAAGGTATGATTCGAAAGAAACCACTGGGGTTTTACCAGGCTGCGTTGTAAACTTCAATGAATGTGTGGATGGATACATTTAACCAACATCatataaatataacaaataataaCACAGAACCAAAGTAATAATCAAGTGAATAAAAACATTAGTACTTTCATCGAATGTAGAGTAGTGCAGTGTGATTTTGCGCCAACAGGGGGCAGTAGCCAACCTCAGGTATGTCCATCATCCTCCTGCTCTTCTGGTCTCTCCAGTTCCAGTCCAGAACCAGAAAGCGCAACGCCTGCAAGCTCAATCCAtcttaagtgaaaataaatgactttattgttgtttttttgtttttttacgtggCTAAAGTTGAGACGTGTGCAGTTAGTTACCTCTGTGAATAAGATCACTGATCCTGCAAGGTGTCCCCACTCCGATGTGAAATAGGCCCTTCTGCAACAGCTTCACCTGCTGCTCAATCttcacacaaagacaaaatacaCAATCACGACTATTGCTACTTCTCACAATGAAATCATACGCATTAAATGCTGGCTGCGGGTACGAAAATGGTCTGCGCCCCTGTTCTAGAACATTCACTAGCGCTGAAATGACAGCCAGTCTGTACAACCTTTATGTGTTTTGCAAACAGCTTTACAGCCTTGGCTTCACCcttgaatgttgtcagttgtctggcgaagaaagaaaaacaaattaaacagtGATTTGCTTTATCATACGTTTTTCATTCGGACAAATGAAAGATCTTACTTTATGAGCTCGATGGCGCGGAGGGCGGAGCTGCAGACGATGAGCAGGACCACCGATTGTTTTTCTGTGTGTTGTTTCTGAATCTTGGCCCATTTGGGACAAACTGAGAGATAAAGAAAGAATCAGAGATAAGACATTCGTGGACACCAGCCCTgtcgcaaatagcaaaaaaaaaaaaacatgactaatTGACACTGTATTGAACTGCAGATACCATAAGTTATGATCCCAAAACATTATAACATAATTTCAAGCTCATCTTACAACattagcattaaaaataaattcctcCAACAAGAATCAACCGGCTGAGTGCAATGATCTCAATTCATTGACATGATGTTTGGAAATTGACATCAAACGTTTAACTGCTTGCTAATCAAAACAGCAAGGATGTAAACACTCccttaaattaataaaaaaaaagtcaagtcttATATGCAGTAATAAAGATGTTACattatgttgtgtgtgtgcgtaggtttgatttaaaaacataacTCAAATTTCACTTGacataaattgtaatattatttaaaaaaaatcttccaataAAGTCCTCCCCCTGCAACAAATGTCTCAACCATCTGCAATGGACTTGGACAATATTTTTGGAAATGACTATGACCAAGAGGATGTGGAAAAACGTCACGGCAACGACACTCACTGTGCTTCAGATAGGATGAGAGGCTGTGCGTCAGGTCATTGCAGGTCAGGAAGCAagaatctggaaaaaaattgtcaggcATATCAGACAGCTAGCCTGACATGCAAATGTGGATTTGTGAGGACTCACCTTGCAGTTTGAGCTCCTCCTGCTCGATCACGGAGCGCTTGTCTGAGAAGTAGCCTGTCAGGGAGTTCTGAAGGTCTGCAGGACAGCCTGGTTTTGGGTCAGAGGCGGCCAACACATCTGTAATGGTCTTCTTTTTCCTCTGGAAATACACTTGAAATATGAAGAAGCACTGATTGAGTGTGGACATTGACCATACTGCTTTGGCCTACCTTTCGCTTTCTGGGTGATTTGGTTGATTTTTCCATCTCGCTCTCCTGCATGGGAAAGTTTGAAGCCTGAGACAACACAGGTGTGATGCACTTGACATCCAttttccttaactcatttgctcccaaaaatatataaatacattctattttgaaTGTTTGCAAGTGTCCCaaggacgtatttatacgtttttttaaattttatttttataaatgttttcttttttatgctagagcatacagaaggctttgatgcagccgctCAACTGCGAAGAATGGTTAAAGAAACGGtggttattacacaaacggccagctggtggcagcagagcaaaagagatcaaccagggccatgttgaaaaaaaaaatagctcatttactcacaattctaaatagatttgtgaataatgatgaaacttatctgtattctaatgccaattgctgcaaaacagaggagaagaaactctaatctttcttttggtagattccatgtttttatagcaatagaacacaatattctgtgggccttgcaaaatcagtcaaaatccagtaaaacagccgggagtgaaggggtttgcttcagtgaaaatggctgggagtgaatgagttaaatagatTAGTCAACTGCAGACACGATAAGGAATCTATGTGATAGGAGGCTTTTAGTTGTAGTGCTGTAATGATTGAGAAAGGGTGGCCTCTGCATTAGGAATGTATTTTGATGTGTCCTTCCATTATTGGTTCTTGTTAGCGcttaataattttgtcaaataatctcattgcaaatttttttttttgctcaatattgcaatttaatAGGCTTTTTTTTCAATGTCCTTTTCCCATGTATTGTTTAACAAACAACCAATACATTTATCCATAATAAACAcaatcagatttattatacataaatgtttgGGTTTTATAGGTTAAGCTTTTgctaaaatcaaatcaaatgaattaatatgCAAGACAGGTTATTGATCTACTTCAATTACAGTTGTAAACTTATTAAACACTTTGATTTGCAATTTTGTTGTGTGTTCATTACGATATCCTCCTAAAATTTTACCAAATGAGTATGGCGTTACCATAAATCTGTAAGACATcaatcagattacaacaataatgcaatTTGACACTTTCTCACTGTAACttattgtttcatgaaacaatgcTACATAACCATGTGGACTCCATTTCTTAAAGAGGAAGTTTATGCAATGCTGTTCTATGCGCCCACTTGcgtaaacacgacattctgattaaagtttgtggaatatgaactatgcagcaaaaaacaacagttttttttttagccattttaggggcggccattttgccctttTGCCATTGAAGGAAAAttacatcactgttgctcagggctcaggtagctAACGGCCAATCACGCCTTACCTGTTTTCCGAGTTTGGTCATGTCGCATTCCTAAACTcaaccgtgattggtcgttaactgaggcctcagcaactgtgatgtcattttcagtggacagcaagtagcaaaatggccgccccctgagacggattttgctgcttaattcatattccacaaacgcagtattattcagaatactgtgtttagactagtacaCTGTCATACctcttcatttttcttcttcttctttgctgtCAAAGTTTGTCCCGTTAACGTCTTCCTCTTCTCTGCTTTCTTTGATACGTTTGGCTTTTCTTTTATTGGTTTGTTCgtgcttttcttcttttcagcCTCGTCCTCCTCCACCTCAGAGCTATCTATTATGTATACACAAtattcaaaagaaaaacaaaatacattaatGGGTGAAATTCAAATATGGATCAATAAATTAGATGCCATAACATTGTTAAGCTGCataagggtgtgtgtgtgtgggggggggggggttaggatATTAGAAACATCGGTCAGGATGACAGTGCAGCTCTctaaccacaataataaacatattgttaaacGAATCCCTCTCAACTTAAAACAAAGCCTCATTAGTCTTGTAAATGTCGGTTCTTATCACATTGCCAGAAGAGATTGAAGAAGACAAGTGAGACAACagtgggaggggaaaaaaaaagaagtttagaCTCGTGTTGAATTCCTGACCATAATTACAACCAAGCATaggatttatttatatatatatataaaacaacatTCACGCCTCCTAATTAGAAAACAGAGGAAACGGGAAATTGTGTGacacaatgtcaacaaaaacagctatacattttttgttttttaagatataGTTTTAAAATTCCACAATACAGTCAAACCTCCAAATTCAAATGCCTCTTAACACATATGATTTGGacttgaacatgtttttttttcataaggcTCCAGTTCAGTGAAGTGTGTTTGACtgtttctttggcttttttttttgtgacatcagCGCAGAAGGGTTGCAGGGAAAGTGTGAtgacaaacacaacaggaaACACAACTTATTGCGACACACAAACatcgtacgcacacacacgcacctcaCATAAATCACAGTATGATAGTTAACAATAGGgttgtgctaaaaaaaattgatatggGAATATTGTACGTATATCGTTGTGGGCCTCTTTACATTGCCCGTATTGATACAGAGGTGACAGATTTGAtattacaaatttatttataaagttcACCGGTGCCTGCAGCTTCTCCTTGCTGTGCAATGCACAAACATTTATAGTACTACTCTGACAGCAGCAACCAAAAGTTAGCATGACTGTCCTCTGGCAGAATTTTTGCTTTGGATTTCATTAGATTGTgtcggtgtacctaatgttgtggctggaCGATTGAATATAAACCATCAGCGCACATCTGACTCCCATCTTTGTCCTCTTATATCTCCATCCCACTAATGGATTAGCGCCATCtcatccatcatcatcaccgCCTCCTTGTGTTTTTCCTTCGCTGGGCTCATTATTGTTAGAGGCCCACAtaagaaaatgacaaaagatgAGCGCAGGATGGTAGTTCACAATGACTTTTGGCACAGACGCAGCTCCACCCCTTTTCCACTCCGTCACTGCCGGACTCATCGTTAGTCCAGAAGTGCACTCCATCAGCTCAACTAATCCTCCCACCCCACCCCATTCCACCTCCATTGATGCAGAAAGTCAACTAATTCTCTGACGAGAGTGAGGTTGACGTGAGGACACTCAGATGCTACACACTGAAGAGCGTGAAGGGTCACCAATAAAAGTATACAATATATCGTATATCGGCGACAAATGGGACACCTGCCGTGCACGTAAGTCTCTTTCTTTGGACACtactgtattattatatatatatatatatatattatatatgtgtagGATCACTCCCTCTCCTTAACTGTGATTATTGCTACCTTTAGAGAGATGttgcatgcatttattttattgtctttgtaGTGCATTGACATTTAATAGTCAGAACAAATGTATATGttcaacattttgtgtttctgGGGCAAATGTTGGCTTAatggacaaaacaaaatgaaaccacattcatgttaaaaatttagaaattaaaattattttcggAATCAACAAATATGGGAGTTTGAGGTTATAGAATTTTACAAAATGTGAAgagatacattttttatgtttattaagGTATTTGGAAAAACGTCCTTTGTGGACATTGGCAAAATTTAAaggttaattaaaaataaatacataaagtacTATGAATTTGTCTACGATACCTTAGTAACTCAATTAACTatgaaagttatttaaaaaataaaaataattagggACGGGAATTTGAAGAAATGCACTTGATTgactatttatattttttttaaagtctaaaATTCCTTATCCAACTATGATGGTCATTAACAATCAGTTTCTTTAAACATATACAAATCACGAATAACAAAGTGGTCATTGTGACAGCGATCACTCTGACGTCACTATGTTCTGTTATGTTAGGTTCTATCACGATATCAGCTGCAAAGCAAACTGTTACACACACATGAAACTAGCACAGAAaactaaaatgcaaaaacaagaaCTACAAGACACTCAGTCTCCAGCAAACCCCTCACCCTCTGAGTCAGAGGATCAGATAACAGGAAATCAATAGGAGTCAAAGGGAATGGAGGAAGTCGACAAGATGGAAAATGGCTCTTGCCTTGTCATTTTTAACCGTTCCATCAATAGAGGTGACTGGTTTTAATGGGCAGTCAATGGCGCCTATTGGATACAATGACTGCTTCCGGGAAATTAGTTGGGTTTAGCTTTCAGGCTCAAAGTGGTGTCATTGAACCTTCACAATTAGTGGTGATTAGGTGTGTTGCACTATACTGCCAGGCtgtaggagggaaaaaaatacacatttaccATAATCATCCATATAGAAAATAGTAGGCTTCGCACTGTTTATTCCAAATTCTTACTAGTTTACACCAAGACTCAGCAAAAAGTGACCAGCTGTCATGGCGACCACCACAACATCATCCCTCCAGGGCATTGTGAAAGAAAGCACTGAGAATTCTAGAAATACAGATGGCTCCTGATGACAGACAATGACAGATTTAAAACTGTATGTTGCTTCTGTTGCTATGGTTGTTGAACATATGGAGGGCGTAGGAAGGACCGTCGAGTATCAGTTTCAATAGATACTTTGGATCGTTCACCATCCATTATAAGCACTGTCTAGAGAGATGATTCATGAAGTGATACGTTCACAAAAAGGTAGGGTGATACATGGAttctataaagaaaaaaaagatctacaGCCATTAAGTTGTAAGCGTTCTGAAACTagcattttttaaactacatcACATCAACAACATACTAGGACAACGCTAGCATGAACAGTCAATGTAGCGATTGTATCTGGTCAGATTTAGGCTACTTCATCAATAAGGTAAGACTAACACTGCCAGCCGTCTAAACCCACGGACATATCTGAGAACCTGGACTTCTAATGCTGCCTACTCGTCATAGtcattgccgaatcgattttgtttttaaacacccctacgctatactaataataacaaccaggagaccgcatattctcagttgaactatttactggatgccagaaagattgagtacacagctgtggagctTTGTCTGCTGAAtgtggaagaaggtctaatctattcaaaatggtctctactcttattCTGTCTTGGTCGCTCTCCCACACGGAGGGCGGCTCAGCCTAGCCCATATGAAAATctgtgacctgatggtcttaatAGACATAGATAGACAccaagccaggacaggtcacagcaacacaacggcctagctgaagtcacctatctaattattaagaggcctaatctaacagTTGTATCAATAAGTGAGGGAGAAGTGCTAAATGAACAATTCATCGGTACTGTGAAATGTATAACTAAACTAGTTAAGATTTTTGACATCTTATACTCTGAATCGTCGATGAAAACAGagtagttttttcttttttggaggcTCTCATCGCTTCAGGGATCCTGGCGTAAAACATGCAGTGATAAGAGTTTTCAGCGAAAGCTGAACACTAGTTGTTTGTAACAGGGGTAATGTAAAATGGCTGCGCTCTGGGGCGAGAGGTTCTTGTATACAGTACCTCCGTGGCTAAACAGTTGTATCACAATAACATCAAGAGCTGACATCAAAGGataaaaatggataaaaaaaaggagaacagcGATCCATTCAGGGCAAAGTTATTTACATATTGAACATGAATGAGAATCCAGCCATTTCATCTGCCAGGCGTTTTTTGATAAACTAGAGTACCCTGAAAAAGGGCCTCCATGGCATTTCCAACCCAAATGATCTTGTAAACCCGATAAAAGGACATCAAAgtttataaatgaaaaaaaagaaagaaagtgtaaCATGGGACCTTAAAGCCATGTTTCCAACATCTATCTTAGCTTACATTGTTTCAGTTCACATTCTAGTTCACAAAGGATTTGATGATTCTGTGTCAAACAATCAGTGAACAGAAGTGCGTTTAGCTCCACCCAAGATAAGAAAACCGGAGGAAGTTTTGTACTGCAGCTGCTACCTCTTTAAAAGTGTGCTAAAAAGTTGAATGGCACAGTTTGGCTATTTTGGGACAGTTAAAATAGGAACGCCTAAAATCATATTTTCTTGTAGTGAAATGCTTAGTCGAGACAAGACttgatttagtttttgttttgtttttttggatcgACTGGTTTAGCAACTATACTTGGGATTTCTTCTGCAGTACTCATCTTTATTTGCACATGTTACATTGTTAAACCCTCAAGTGACAGCAATCATGAATCACACTTCCAACAGTGATGCAGTAATTGTGGAATCTAGCATCTTATGAGTGAGTacgatgtgtgcgtgtgtatgtgtggagaGGAAGAAAGACGAGAGAAAATAGCAAACAGTAGAATTTCACAACCGTCCGTCAAAGAACTCTTATTAGGggggagagaagaagaagaaaaaaacttctCAGAGGACAGTTTACATCAGAGCCCAAAAATGTTGAGCATATTTATTACATTATGGAACCGGCAAGCAGTCATTGTTTGGCTTTCCAACTTGATGCCTGCCATGTGATTTATGTTCCTGGGCAAATACAATAATGAATAGACCACCTACAggcaaaaagtaaataaaaaaattaactggaaatattaaaattaggtttattttgttttgcaaaaataaacttGACATGTTTCAAGAAACTCAGATTTAGTCATATAGTGAAAAGAATAAATCTGTCACAACAAACCAAAGTGAGATCACTCTCATTTGTTATTGGTCACAAGGGTACCGAAAGGAAGAAGAAGGTATGGTTCATGTACAAGTGATAACCCCCCCACTATTTTTATGATTGATTTGGGCAAAGTAGTACCCAATTTCTCCGGTACCCATCATccaattttcaaaattcttggtGCGTTGTACTCAGGTTGAAGTGGCCATTGCATTTTGACATATTGTAATTTGGGGGAAATCTTGACACATTGCTCATGTTTGGTAAACAATAAAAAAGCTTTAGTTATGTGACATTTATCCCGTTAatgcagtggtgggcaaactcggtcatcgagggccagagtcctgcaggtttaggaggtttccctgctgcaacgcagctgattccaatcgacAGGATCATTACCAGGCTTATGCAGCtgaaggaagtgttcctttagttttgctagctagctaccggtagttgtgctggactagaaattcttaacttggcattgcaaaccATACTTAGGaagctgactcccatcactctactcaattctatatttatagaccagcttaaaacaaccaccgctgttttaTTAAGATGGAATCCAGAGGCAGCagacacaatgaaaacaacaggggtccagaattgaaccctgcggaacaccatacatgtgaattcattttGCACTCATTCATCCGACCCCTCTccttttttgctcgacatattACTATGAAGAAACCATACAACCATACCATCACAATAGTCACAAGTTGActactgagtgcaccaaattccctgcagcaaaGATAAGATAAGTAATCTAAAATTGTGGTTCAATCATTTGCTAATCGGATCAGACCAAAGTCAAGATAACCAAACCAGTGTTAGTTTGGAAGAAAGTTGGATATGATTGACTAAAGTTAATTCTGTTTTGCactaaaccaaaccaaaccaatCCATCCAGGACGAACTGAATCATTTGGTCCACAACAGAGTCTGATTACTGACCAGAAATAGAAACAGAAGCAATACCAGGTTttacaattgaattaaaaaggagaaaaagataCAAGAGTCATCCTGATTGACATCTTATGAGGAGGTAGAGAACACACATACTGATTGATAACTTGAGACCTCAAACCATTAGATATATCTGTATTAACCAAAGTTACAGTTGTCCTCAAGGAATTAGTCTTATTCCAGAGGTCATCAGCTTGGAACTATATGTCATGTAGTACGTCATGGCCAGAAAATATACGTTTTCTTGGGACCATCTTTCATTGCATTATCTGCAACACTGATAAATTACACAGTCTGTAACAGTGTTATGCCAAGAGGCCTGCTAATGCTGTTTTATCAGGTTCTTGGACTTACGTCaaacgataaaaaaaagaagctaaatgtAGAGTTCTCCTTCCCATTTTAATCATATATCAACTCTTCTGTTCCTCCTAGAATTGCATTCCACTTGTGAACGTGGTCTGCTTGCTCACTGGAATCAAGGAAATCCCGAGAAACACAGCTTACACTCAC
It encodes the following:
- the cmss1 gene encoding protein CMSS1 isoform X1, whose product is MGDDLGDEWWQHDSKSDSSEVEEDEAEKKKSTNKPIKEKPNVSKKAEKRKTLTGQTLTAKKKKKNEEASNFPMQESEMEKSTKSPRKRKRKKKTITDVLAASDPKPGCPADLQNSLTGYFSDKRSVIEQEELKLQDSCFLTCNDLTHSLSSYLKHICPKWAKIQKQHTEKQSVVLLIVCSSALRAIELIKQLTTFKGEAKAVKLFAKHIKIEQQVKLLQKGLFHIGVGTPCRISDLIHRDGLSLQALRFLVLDWNWRDQKSRRMMDIPEIKLDFFKLLESCILDRCRAANVKIGLF
- the cmss1 gene encoding protein CMSS1 isoform X2; the protein is MGDDLGDEWWQHDSKSDSSEVEEDEAEKKKSTNKPIKEKPNVSKKAEKRKTLTGQTLTAKKKKKNEEESEMEKSTKSPRKRKRKKKTITDVLAASDPKPGCPADLQNSLTGYFSDKRSVIEQEELKLQDSCFLTCNDLTHSLSSYLKHICPKWAKIQKQHTEKQSVVLLIVCSSALRAIELIKQLTTFKGEAKAVKLFAKHIKIEQQVKLLQKGLFHIGVGTPCRISDLIHRDGLSLQALRFLVLDWNWRDQKSRRMMDIPEIKLDFFKLLESCILDRCRAANVKIGLF